The Streptomyces luteogriseus genome includes a window with the following:
- a CDS encoding dihydrolipoamide acetyltransferase family protein, whose protein sequence is MAQVLEFKLPDLGEGLTEAEIVRWLVEVGDVVAIDQPVVEVETAKAMVEVPCPYGGVVTARFGEEGTELPVGAPLITVAVGERPASGADDTASEGSGNVLVGYGTSEAPARRRRVRQERPVSGGSATAVTTREGEPPASVNGQAGGSGTDDGPVPVISPLVRRLARQNGLDLRELTGSGPDGLILRADVEYALRAAGQGATAAEPQPRVPQAPSPALASRSSAPAAPGEIRTPLKGIRGAVADKLARSRREIPDATCWVDADATELMRARAAMNAAGGPKISLLALLARICTAALARFPELNSTVDAEAREVVRFDHVHLGFAAQTDRGLVVPVVRDAHARDAESLTAEFARLTEAGRTGTLTPGELTGGTFTLNNYGVFGVDGSTPIINHPEAAMLGVGRIVPKPWVHEGELAVRQVVQLSLTFDHRVCDGGVAGGFLRYVADCVEQPAVLLRTL, encoded by the coding sequence ATGGCACAGGTGCTCGAGTTCAAGCTGCCCGACCTCGGGGAGGGGCTCACCGAGGCGGAGATCGTGCGCTGGCTGGTCGAGGTCGGCGACGTGGTCGCGATCGACCAGCCGGTCGTCGAGGTGGAGACGGCCAAGGCGATGGTCGAGGTGCCGTGCCCCTACGGCGGTGTGGTCACGGCCCGCTTCGGCGAGGAGGGCACGGAACTGCCCGTCGGGGCACCGCTGATCACGGTGGCGGTGGGGGAGCGACCCGCCTCCGGCGCCGATGACACCGCCTCCGAGGGGTCGGGCAACGTCCTGGTCGGGTACGGCACCTCCGAGGCGCCCGCGCGCCGCCGCCGGGTACGGCAGGAGCGGCCGGTGTCCGGCGGGTCCGCGACCGCGGTGACCACGCGGGAGGGCGAGCCCCCGGCGTCGGTGAACGGGCAGGCCGGCGGCTCCGGGACGGACGACGGTCCCGTCCCCGTGATCTCGCCCCTGGTGCGCCGACTGGCGCGGCAGAACGGCCTGGACCTGCGGGAACTGACCGGGTCCGGCCCCGACGGACTGATCCTGCGGGCGGACGTCGAGTACGCCCTGCGCGCCGCGGGCCAGGGCGCCACGGCGGCCGAGCCGCAGCCGCGCGTGCCGCAGGCACCGAGCCCGGCCCTCGCGTCCCGGTCCTCGGCGCCGGCGGCCCCCGGCGAGATCCGCACCCCGCTCAAGGGCATCCGGGGTGCCGTCGCCGACAAGCTGGCGCGCAGCCGCCGCGAGATCCCGGACGCCACCTGCTGGGTGGACGCCGACGCCACGGAGCTGATGCGGGCGCGGGCGGCCATGAACGCGGCCGGCGGTCCGAAGATCTCCCTCCTGGCCCTGCTGGCCAGGATCTGCACCGCGGCCCTCGCCCGCTTCCCCGAGCTCAACTCCACGGTGGACGCGGAGGCCAGGGAAGTCGTCCGGTTCGACCACGTGCACCTGGGCTTCGCGGCGCAGACCGACCGGGGCCTCGTCGTCCCGGTCGTACGGGACGCGCACGCGCGGGACGCCGAGTCGCTGACCGCCGAGTTCGCGCGGCTGACCGAGGCGGGCCGCACGGGGACGCTGACCCCGGGCGAACTCACCGGCGGGACCTTCACGCTGAACAACTACGGGGTCTTCGGCGTCGACGGCTCCACTCCGATCATCAACCACCCCGAGGCCGCCATGCTCGGCGTCGGCCGCATCGTCCCCAAGCCCTGGGTGCACGAGGGCGAGCTGGCGGTGCGGCAGGTCGTGCAGCTCTCGCTCACCTTCGACCACCGGGTGTGCGACGGGGGTGTGGCGGGTGGCTTCCTGCGGTACGTGGCGGACTGCGTGGAACAACCGGCGGTGCTGCTGCGGACACTCTGA
- a CDS encoding alpha-ketoacid dehydrogenase subunit beta, protein MTTVAVKPATMAQALTRALRDAMAADPAVHVMGEDVGTLGGVFRVTDGLAKEFGEDRCTDTPLAEAGILGTAVGMAMYGLRPVVEMQFDAFAYPAFEQLISHVARTRNRTRGKMPLPITIRVPYGGGIGGVEHHSDSSEAYYMATPGLHVVTPATVADAYGLLRAAIASDDPVVVLEPKRLYWSKDSWNPEEPTPVEPIGRAVVRRPGRSATLITYGPSVPVCMEAAEAARAEGWDLEVVDLRSLVPFDDETVCASVRRTGRAVVVHESGSFGGPGGEIAARVTERCFHHLEAPVLRVAGFDVPYPPPMLERHHLPGVDRILDAVGRLQWEAES, encoded by the coding sequence ATGACCACCGTCGCCGTCAAGCCGGCCACCATGGCGCAGGCCCTCACGCGCGCGTTGCGCGACGCCATGGCCGCCGACCCCGCCGTGCACGTCATGGGCGAGGACGTCGGCACCCTCGGCGGCGTCTTCCGCGTCACCGACGGCCTCGCCAAGGAGTTCGGGGAGGACCGCTGCACGGACACCCCGCTCGCCGAGGCGGGCATCCTCGGCACCGCCGTCGGCATGGCCATGTACGGCCTGCGCCCGGTCGTGGAGATGCAGTTCGACGCCTTCGCCTACCCGGCGTTCGAGCAGCTCATCTCGCACGTGGCCCGCACGCGCAACCGCACCCGCGGCAAGATGCCCCTGCCGATCACCATCCGCGTGCCCTACGGCGGCGGCATCGGCGGCGTCGAGCACCACAGCGACTCCTCCGAGGCGTACTACATGGCGACTCCGGGGCTCCATGTCGTCACGCCCGCCACGGTCGCCGACGCCTACGGGCTGCTGCGTGCCGCCATCGCCTCCGACGACCCGGTCGTCGTCCTGGAGCCGAAGCGGCTGTACTGGTCGAAGGACTCCTGGAACCCGGAGGAGCCGACGCCCGTTGAACCGATCGGCCGCGCGGTGGTGCGGCGCCCCGGCCGGAGCGCCACGCTCATCACGTACGGGCCGTCCGTACCCGTCTGCATGGAAGCGGCCGAGGCGGCCCGGGCCGAGGGCTGGGACCTCGAAGTCGTCGACCTGCGCTCCCTGGTGCCGTTCGACGACGAGACGGTGTGCGCCTCGGTGCGGCGGACGGGACGCGCGGTCGTCGTCCACGAGTCGGGTTCCTTCGGGGGCCCGGGCGGGGAGATCGCGGCCCGGGTCACGGAGCGCTGCTTCCACCATCTGGAGGCGCCGGTGCTGCGTGTGGCCGGGTTCGACGTCCCGTACCCGCCGCCGATGCTGGAGCGCCACCACCTGCCCGGTGTGGACCGGATCCTGGACGCCGTGGGGCGCCTGCAGTGGGAGGCGGAGAGCTGA
- the pdhA gene encoding pyruvate dehydrogenase (acetyl-transferring) E1 component subunit alpha, giving the protein MTVMEQRGAYKPTPPPAWQPRTDPAPLLPDAEPYRVLGTEAAAKADPELLRTLYAQLVKGRRYNAQATALTKQGRLAVYPSTTGQEACEVAAALVLKEQDWLFPSYRDTLAVVARGVDPVEALTLLRGDWHTGYDPYEHRVAPLCTPLATQLPHAVGLAHAARLKGDDVVALAMVGDGGTSEGDFHEALNFAAVWQAPVVFFVQNNGFAISVPLAKQTAAPSLAHKAVGYGMPGRLVDGNDAAAVHEVLSDAVRHARAGGGPTLVEAITYRVDAHTNADDATRYRGDAEVETWREHDPIRLLERELTARGLLDEAGIEAVRQDAETMAAALREHMNQDPVLDPMDLFTHVYAEPTPQLRAQRDQLRAELEAEADTEGGTHR; this is encoded by the coding sequence ATGACGGTCATGGAGCAGCGGGGCGCGTACAAGCCGACCCCGCCGCCCGCCTGGCAGCCCCGGACGGATCCCGCGCCGCTGCTGCCCGACGCCGAGCCGTACCGCGTCCTCGGCACCGAGGCGGCCGCGAAGGCCGACCCCGAGCTGCTGAGGACGCTGTACGCGCAGCTGGTGAAGGGCCGCCGCTACAACGCGCAGGCCACCGCCCTCACCAAGCAGGGCCGTCTCGCGGTCTACCCCTCCACCACCGGCCAGGAGGCCTGCGAGGTCGCCGCCGCGCTGGTGCTGAAGGAGCAGGACTGGCTCTTCCCCAGCTACCGCGACACTCTCGCCGTGGTCGCCAGGGGCGTGGACCCGGTCGAGGCGCTCACGCTGCTGCGCGGCGACTGGCACACCGGCTACGACCCCTACGAGCACCGGGTCGCCCCCCTGTGCACCCCGCTCGCCACCCAGTTGCCGCACGCCGTCGGTCTCGCGCACGCCGCCCGCCTCAAGGGCGACGACGTGGTCGCGCTGGCCATGGTCGGCGACGGCGGCACCAGCGAGGGCGACTTCCACGAGGCCCTGAACTTCGCCGCCGTCTGGCAGGCCCCGGTGGTCTTCTTCGTGCAGAACAACGGCTTCGCGATCTCCGTCCCGCTGGCGAAGCAGACCGCGGCCCCCTCGCTGGCCCACAAGGCCGTCGGCTACGGCATGCCGGGCCGTCTGGTCGACGGCAACGACGCCGCCGCCGTGCACGAGGTGCTCTCCGACGCCGTACGCCACGCCCGCGCGGGCGGCGGCCCCACCCTGGTCGAGGCGATCACCTACCGCGTCGACGCCCACACCAACGCCGACGACGCGACCCGCTACCGCGGCGACGCCGAGGTCGAGACCTGGCGCGAGCACGACCCGATCCGGCTGCTGGAGCGCGAGCTGACCGCGCGCGGCCTGCTCGACGAGGCCGGCATCGAGGCCGTCCGCCAAGATGCCGAGACCATGGCGGCGGCCCTGCGCGAGCACATGAACCAGGACCCGGTCCTGGACCCCATGGACCTGTTCACCCACGTCTACGCCGAGCCCACGCCGCAGCTGCGCGCGCAGCGGGACCAGCTGCGGGCCGAGCTGGAGGCCGAGGCCGACACCGAGGGGGGCACCCACCGATGA
- a CDS encoding Lrp/AsnC family transcriptional regulator, translating into MAESQDDSAALPPPRPLDAIDQDILRMLQADGRASIRSVADRVHVSRANAYARINRLVEDGVIRGFGARVNHERAGQGTSAYITLKIVQNSWRTVRKELRQLPGASHIALVGGDFDVLLLVHVSDNRALRELVLTRLQAIPQVLSTRTLLVFEEEDLEPQG; encoded by the coding sequence ATGGCCGAGAGCCAGGACGACAGCGCCGCCCTTCCGCCGCCGCGGCCCCTGGACGCCATCGATCAGGACATCCTGCGGATGCTCCAGGCGGACGGCCGCGCCTCGATACGGTCCGTCGCCGACCGGGTCCACGTCTCGCGCGCCAACGCCTACGCCCGCATCAACCGGCTCGTCGAGGACGGCGTCATCCGCGGCTTCGGCGCCCGCGTCAACCACGAGCGGGCAGGCCAGGGCACGTCGGCGTACATCACGCTGAAGATCGTGCAGAACTCCTGGCGCACGGTGCGCAAGGAGCTCAGGCAGCTGCCCGGTGCCTCCCACATCGCCCTGGTGGGCGGCGACTTCGACGTGCTGCTGCTGGTGCACGTGTCCGACAACCGGGCGCTGCGCGAGCTGGTGCTGACCCGGCTCCAGGCGATCCCGCAGGTGCTCAGCACGCGCACGCTGCTGGTGTTCGAGGAGGAGGACCTGGAGCCGCAGGGCTAG
- a CDS encoding TetR/AcrR family transcriptional regulator: protein MTTAKRDTYTPDTLLSVAVQVFIERGYDGTSMEHLSKAAGISKSSIYHHVAGKEELLRRAVSRALDGLFGILDEEHACVGRASDRLEYVVRRMVEVLIAELPYVTLLLRVRGNTDTERWALERRRDFDHRVADLLKAAAADGDVRADIEVRLVTRLVFGMINSIVEWYRPDGRGMNEREVADAVVQLAFGGLRKAS from the coding sequence ATGACCACCGCCAAGCGCGACACCTACACCCCGGACACACTGCTGTCCGTGGCCGTCCAGGTGTTCATCGAGCGTGGCTACGACGGCACCTCCATGGAGCACCTCTCCAAGGCCGCGGGCATCTCCAAGTCGTCGATCTACCACCATGTCGCCGGCAAGGAGGAGCTGCTGCGCCGGGCCGTGAGCCGGGCCCTGGACGGCCTCTTCGGGATCCTCGACGAGGAGCACGCGTGCGTGGGGCGCGCCTCGGACCGTCTGGAGTACGTCGTCCGGCGCATGGTCGAGGTGCTCATCGCCGAACTGCCCTACGTGACGCTGCTGCTGCGCGTGCGCGGCAACACGGACACCGAGCGGTGGGCCCTGGAGCGGCGCCGCGACTTCGACCACCGGGTCGCCGACCTGCTCAAGGCGGCCGCCGCGGACGGTGACGTGCGCGCCGACATAGAGGTGCGGCTGGTGACCCGGCTGGTCTTCGGCATGATCAACTCGATCGTCGAGTGGTACCGGCCGGACGGCCGCGGCATGAACGAGCGCGAGGTGGCCGACGCGGTGGTGCAGCTGGCCTTCGGAGGCCTGCGCAAGGCCTCCTGA
- a CDS encoding 3-hydroxyacyl-CoA dehydrogenase, with the protein MTALDLSSPVAVVGTGTMGQGIAQVALVAGHPVRLYDTLPGRAREAADAIGARLDRLVEKERLTGADRDAARARLLPAEDLPELADCALVVEAVLERLDVKQDLFRALEGIVADDCLLATNTSSLSVTAIGGALRNPGRFVGLHFFNPAPLLPLVEVVSGFATDVTYATRAYETARAWGKTPVACADTPGFIVNRIARPFYAEAFAVHEAQVADPATIDAVLRESGGFRMGAFELTDLIGQDVNESVTQSVWQSFFQDVRFTPSLAQRRLVESGRLGRKTGHGWYDHRDGAERPEPDTAEQRQPPAYVVAEGDLGPASELLELIREAGIPVRDDSDDDDQGACLLLPSGGRLVLADGQTAVEYRDFVYFDLALDYRTAGRIALSASQDTSPQILAEAIGLFQALGKRVSVIGDVPGMIVARTVARIIDLAHDAVAKGVATEEDIDTAMRLGVNYPLGPFEWSRRLGRTWAYVLLDDLHRRDPSGRYAPSLALYRHAHASDSREGTS; encoded by the coding sequence ATGACAGCACTCGACCTCAGCAGCCCCGTGGCCGTCGTCGGCACCGGCACCATGGGCCAGGGAATCGCCCAGGTCGCGCTGGTCGCGGGCCATCCCGTACGGCTGTACGACACCCTCCCCGGGCGGGCCCGGGAGGCGGCCGACGCGATCGGTGCCCGCCTGGACCGGCTCGTCGAGAAGGAGCGGCTCACCGGCGCCGACCGGGACGCGGCCCGCGCCCGTCTGCTGCCCGCCGAGGACCTCCCCGAGCTCGCCGACTGCGCCCTCGTCGTCGAGGCCGTCCTGGAGCGGCTGGACGTCAAGCAGGACCTGTTCCGCGCGCTGGAGGGCATCGTCGCCGACGACTGCCTGCTCGCCACCAACACCTCGTCGCTGTCCGTCACGGCCATCGGCGGAGCCCTGCGCAACCCCGGCCGGTTCGTCGGGCTGCACTTCTTCAACCCCGCGCCGCTGCTGCCGCTGGTCGAGGTCGTCTCCGGGTTCGCCACCGACGTCACGTACGCCACGCGCGCGTACGAGACCGCCCGCGCCTGGGGCAAGACGCCGGTCGCCTGCGCGGACACCCCGGGCTTCATCGTCAACCGCATCGCCCGGCCCTTCTACGCCGAGGCCTTCGCTGTCCACGAGGCGCAGGTCGCCGACCCGGCCACCATCGACGCCGTGCTGCGCGAGTCGGGCGGCTTCCGGATGGGCGCGTTCGAGCTGACCGACCTGATCGGCCAGGACGTCAACGAGTCGGTCACGCAGTCGGTGTGGCAGTCCTTCTTCCAGGACGTGCGCTTCACACCGTCCCTCGCCCAGCGGCGCCTGGTCGAGTCCGGCCGGCTCGGCCGCAAGACAGGCCACGGCTGGTACGACCACCGGGACGGCGCCGAGCGTCCCGAGCCGGACACCGCCGAGCAGCGGCAGCCGCCCGCGTACGTCGTCGCCGAGGGCGACCTGGGCCCGGCGTCCGAACTGCTCGAGCTGATCCGCGAGGCGGGCATCCCGGTCCGTGACGACAGTGACGACGACGACCAGGGGGCGTGTCTGCTCCTCCCGAGCGGCGGCCGGCTCGTCCTCGCCGACGGGCAGACCGCCGTGGAGTACCGGGACTTCGTCTACTTCGACCTCGCCCTGGACTACCGCACGGCCGGCCGGATCGCCCTGTCCGCCTCCCAGGACACCTCCCCGCAGATCCTCGCCGAGGCCATCGGCCTCTTCCAGGCGCTCGGCAAGCGGGTCAGCGTCATCGGCGACGTCCCCGGCATGATCGTCGCCCGCACGGTCGCGCGCATCATCGACCTCGCGCACGACGCGGTCGCCAAGGGCGTGGCCACCGAGGAGGACATCGACACCGCGATGCGCCTCGGCGTCAACTACCCCCTGGGCCCCTTCGAGTGGAGTCGCCGCCTCGGCCGCACCTGGGCCTACGTGCTCCTGGACGACCTGCACCGGCGCGATCCCTCGGGCCGCTACGCGCCGTCCCTGGCCCTGTACCGCCACGCCCACGCCTCCGACTCGCGGGAGGGCACCTCATGA